Proteins encoded by one window of Bauldia sp.:
- a CDS encoding glutathione S-transferase N-terminal domain-containing protein, translating into MTAKQTQPIDLYYWGTPNGFKISILLEELGLPYTPHFVNIGKGDQFKPEFLAIAPNNRIPAIVDPEGPDGKPISIFESAAIMIYLAEKFGRFLGRNPRERVAVLEWLEWQMGGVGPMFGQYGHFRNAAPEKIPYALTRYGNEVHRLYRVLNTRLEGREYVADEYSIADMALFGWVRNWQNREVDGAEFPNVVAWSNRLEARPAVQRGIALKAPPAPESKPEEKEAERKILYGQR; encoded by the coding sequence GTGACCGCGAAACAGACCCAGCCGATCGACCTCTACTATTGGGGCACGCCGAACGGCTTCAAGATTTCCATCCTGCTCGAAGAGCTCGGCCTGCCCTACACCCCCCACTTCGTCAACATCGGCAAGGGCGACCAGTTCAAGCCCGAGTTCCTGGCGATCGCGCCCAACAACCGCATCCCGGCGATCGTCGATCCCGAGGGTCCGGACGGCAAGCCGATCTCGATCTTCGAGTCGGCCGCGATCATGATCTACCTCGCCGAGAAGTTCGGGCGCTTCCTGGGCCGCAATCCGCGCGAGCGCGTGGCGGTGCTGGAATGGCTGGAGTGGCAGATGGGCGGCGTCGGCCCGATGTTCGGCCAGTACGGCCACTTCCGTAACGCCGCGCCGGAAAAGATTCCGTACGCGCTCACCCGCTACGGCAACGAGGTCCACCGCCTCTACCGCGTGCTGAACACACGGCTGGAAGGCCGCGAGTACGTCGCCGACGAATACTCGATCGCCGACATGGCCTTGTTCGGCTGGGTCCGCAATTGGCAGAACCGGGAAGTCGATGGCGCCGAATTCCCGAACGTCGTCGCCTGGAGCAACCGCCTCGAGGCGCGGCCGGCCGTGCAGCGCGGCATCGCGCTGAAGGCGCCGCCCGCGCCGGAATCCAAGCCCGAGGAAAAGGAAGCGGAGCGGAAGATTTTGTACGGGCAGCGGTAG